One stretch of Tribolium castaneum strain GA2 chromosome 5, icTriCast1.1, whole genome shotgun sequence DNA includes these proteins:
- the LOC662510 gene encoding organic cation transporter protein isoform X1: MTQTDAPNSDIIQKSIGVLGKWHIAICVMIFLVKFPVAWHQLGIVFLAPPVEFSCIDNKTDKCSADCNEHIFDRSIFTETIITQWDLVCARTYLASLAQTITMLGILFGNMLFGYLSDRFGRKAPLTGAVVLQVVSGICTAFVPYFSLFLVMRFLTALATGGTMVISFVLVMELVGLEWRTTMGILYQIPFNLGHMIMPLFSFLLRDWKYFQIAISTPAVILISYYWILPESPRWLLTVGKKEKAIKLLEKAARCNKLPTEQIKQDVYNYLKMNETSEENQAGNIFDLIKTPIMRMYTFCVGFNWFVCGLCFYGSAQYIGQMGGNIFLNVALSGVIQIPSTFFSIWAVKAWGRKRTLIFSNILAGISCLLIALVPEEPAWIRITLSCVDMFALIVSFPTVYIYSGELFPTVVRNIGVGTSSMCARFGSMAAPFIAGLITVQTWLPPVVFGVVPLIGALMCIKLPETLDCKLPDTIKEAELFVTNSEK; encoded by the exons ATGACGCAGACAGATGCTCCAAACTCGGACATAATCCAGAAATCAATCGGAGTTCTGGGAAAGTGGCACATAGCAATATGTGTAATGATTTTCCTTGTAAAATTTCCGGTGGCTTGGCACCAGCTCGGCATTGTGTTTCTAGCACCCCCTGTAGAATTCTCTTGCATTGATAACAAAACTGATAAATGTTCCGCTGATTGTAACGAGCACATTTTTGACAG ATCAATTTTTACCGAAACTATAATCACTCAATGGGACCTCGTGTGTGCCAGGACGTATCTAGCAAGTCTGGCCCAGACTATAACCATGCTTGGTATTCTTTTCGGGAACATGCTTTTCGGTTACCTTTCTGATAGGTTTGGACGGAAAGCTCCACTGACTGGGGCCGTGGTCTTGCAAGTTGTTAGTGGGATTTGTACGGCGTTTGTTCCCTATTTTTCACTCTTTCTCGTTATGCGATTTTTAACTGCTTTGGCCACGGGAGGCACCATGGTCATTAGTTTTGTGCTAGTGATGGAGTTAGTAG GACTAGAATGGCGGACCACGATGGGAATCCTCTACCAAATCCCCTTCAATCTCGGGCATATGATAATGCCCTTATTTTCGTTTCTTCTAAGGGACtggaaatatttccaaattgcGATATCAACCCCTgctgttattttaatttcgtacTACTGGATCCTCCCAGAGTCGCCTCGTTGGTTGCTAACCGTTGGCAAGAAGGAGAAAGCGATCAAGCTTTTGGAAAAAGCAGCTCGTTGCAACAAACTCCCAACGGAACAAATCAAACAAGACGTTTACAACTACTTGAAAATGAACGAAACGAGTGAAGAAAACCAAGCTGGCAACATTttcgatttaataaaaacgccaaTAATGCGAATGTACACATTTTGCGTTGGCTTCAACTGGTTCGTGTGCGGCTTATGCTTCTACGGAAGCGCACAATACATCGGCCAAATGGGAGGGAACATTTTCCTTAACGTTGCCCTTTCTGGTGTTATTCAAATCCCGAGCACTTTCTTCTCAATTTGGGCTGTGAAAGCGTGGGGACGCAAACGCaccttaatttttagcaacaTTTTAGCAGGGATCTCCTGTCTTTTGATAGCTCTGGTCCCCGAAGAACCAGCTTGGATCAGGATAACTTTGAGCTGTGTAGACATGTTTGCATTAATTGTGTCTTTCCCAACGGTGTATATTTATTCGGGTGAACTCTTTCCAACTGTTGTTCGGAATATAGGCGTGGGGACATCGTCAATGTGCGCAAGGTTTGGCTCCATGGCTGCACCGTTTATTGCAGGGCTTATTACAGTGCAGACGTGGTTGCCACCGGttgtttttggggttgtgccCCTCATTGGGGCTCTGATGTGTATTAAATTACCCGAGACGCTCGACTGCAAATTGCCTGACACGATTAAAGAAGCGGAACTCTTTGTAACGAATTcggagaaataa
- the LOC662510 gene encoding organic cation transporter protein isoform X2 has product MTQTDAPNSDIIQKSIGVLGKWHIAICVMIFLVKFPVAWHQLGIVFLAPPVEFSCIDNKTDKCSADCNEHIFDRSIFTETIITQWDLVCARTYLASLAQTITMLGILFGNMLFGYLSDRFGRKAPLTGAVVLQVVSGICTAFVPYFSLFLVMRFLTALATGGTMVISFVLVMELVGLEWRTTMGILYQIPFNLGHMIMPLFSFLLRDWKYFQIAISTPAVILISYYWILPESPRWLLTVGKKEKAIKLLEKAARCNKLPTEQIKQDVYNYLKMNETSEENQAGNIFDLIKTPIMRMYTFCVGFNWFVCGLCFYGSAQYIGQMGGNIFLNVALSGVIQIPSTFFSIWAVKAWGRKRTLIFSNILAGISCLLIALVPEEPAWIRITLSCVDMFALIVSFPTVYIYSGELFPTVVRNIGVGTSSIADVVATGCFWGCAPHWGSDVY; this is encoded by the exons ATGACGCAGACAGATGCTCCAAACTCGGACATAATCCAGAAATCAATCGGAGTTCTGGGAAAGTGGCACATAGCAATATGTGTAATGATTTTCCTTGTAAAATTTCCGGTGGCTTGGCACCAGCTCGGCATTGTGTTTCTAGCACCCCCTGTAGAATTCTCTTGCATTGATAACAAAACTGATAAATGTTCCGCTGATTGTAACGAGCACATTTTTGACAG ATCAATTTTTACCGAAACTATAATCACTCAATGGGACCTCGTGTGTGCCAGGACGTATCTAGCAAGTCTGGCCCAGACTATAACCATGCTTGGTATTCTTTTCGGGAACATGCTTTTCGGTTACCTTTCTGATAGGTTTGGACGGAAAGCTCCACTGACTGGGGCCGTGGTCTTGCAAGTTGTTAGTGGGATTTGTACGGCGTTTGTTCCCTATTTTTCACTCTTTCTCGTTATGCGATTTTTAACTGCTTTGGCCACGGGAGGCACCATGGTCATTAGTTTTGTGCTAGTGATGGAGTTAGTAG GACTAGAATGGCGGACCACGATGGGAATCCTCTACCAAATCCCCTTCAATCTCGGGCATATGATAATGCCCTTATTTTCGTTTCTTCTAAGGGACtggaaatatttccaaattgcGATATCAACCCCTgctgttattttaatttcgtacTACTGGATCCTCCCAGAGTCGCCTCGTTGGTTGCTAACCGTTGGCAAGAAGGAGAAAGCGATCAAGCTTTTGGAAAAAGCAGCTCGTTGCAACAAACTCCCAACGGAACAAATCAAACAAGACGTTTACAACTACTTGAAAATGAACGAAACGAGTGAAGAAAACCAAGCTGGCAACATTttcgatttaataaaaacgccaaTAATGCGAATGTACACATTTTGCGTTGGCTTCAACTGGTTCGTGTGCGGCTTATGCTTCTACGGAAGCGCACAATACATCGGCCAAATGGGAGGGAACATTTTCCTTAACGTTGCCCTTTCTGGTGTTATTCAAATCCCGAGCACTTTCTTCTCAATTTGGGCTGTGAAAGCGTGGGGACGCAAACGCaccttaatttttagcaacaTTTTAGCAGGGATCTCCTGTCTTTTGATAGCTCTGGTCCCCGAAGAACCAGCTTGGATCAGGATAACTTTGAGCTGTGTAGACATGTTTGCATTAATTGTGTCTTTCCCAACGGTGTATATTTATTCGGGTGAACTCTTTCCAACTGTTGTTCGGAATATAGGCGTGGGGACATCGTCAAT TGCAGACGTGGTTGCCACCGGttgtttttggggttgtgccCCTCATTGGGGCTCTGATGTGTATTAA
- the LOC662474 gene encoding organic cation transporter protein: MSEKDATNSDIIQKSIGVFGRWHVAVCFIIFLVKFPVAWHQLSIVFLAPPMKFSCIDNDTDKCSSNCSEHIFDRTIFAETIITQWDLVCGRTHLASLAQTVTMFGILSGNMLFGYLSDRFGRRGPLTGAVILQVVSGTCTAFAPYFPLFLFMRFLAALSTGGTMVISFVLVMELVGLEWRTTLGILYQIPFNLGHLLLPLFAYFLRDWRYFQITISLPAVILISYYWILPESPRWLLTVGKKDKAIKLLEKAAHYNKLPTEHIKEDVYNYMQKNEINEEKQAGNILDLVKTPIMRMYTFCVGFNWFVCGLCFFGSAQYIGQLGGNIFINVALSAVIQIPSTLFSIWAVKAWGRKRTLISSNILAGISCLLIAIVPGKLAWVRTTLSCVDMFALAVSFPTVYIYSGELFPTVVRNIGVGTSSMCARFGSMAAPFIAGLVIVQAWLPPVIFGVVPLIGALLCIKLPETLNCTLPDTVEEAEQFVKKALANNDTEMR; this comes from the exons TAGCACCTCCGATGAAATTCTCTTGCATAGATAACGACACAGACAAATGCTCCAGTAACTGTAGCGAACACATTTTTGACAG aACAATCTTTGCGGAGACAATCATCACTCAATGGGACCTAGTCTGTGGCAGAACGCATTTAGCAAGTCTGGCCCAAACTGTGACGATGTTTGGGATTCTGTCCGGGAACATGCTTTTCGGATATCTTTCTGATAGGTTTGGACGGAGAGGCCCATTGACTGGGGCGGTGATCTTGCAGGTTGTTTCTGGGACTTGCACTGCGTTTGCTCCCTATTTCCCGCTCTTCCTGTTTATGCGATTTTTGGCCGCTTTGTCCACGGGCGGCACAATGGTCATTAGTTTTGTGCTAGTAATGGAACTAGTAG GGCTAGAGTGGCGAACAACGTTGGGCATCCTCTACCAAATTCCCTTCAATCTCGGCCATTTGTTATTGCCCCTCTTTGCTTATTTTCTCCGCGACTGGAGATACTTCCAAATTACGATATCACTACCTGccgttattttaatttcctaCTACTGGATCCTCCCAGAGTCGCCTCGGTGGTTGCTAACAGTCGGCAAAAAGGACAAAGCGATCAAGCTTTTGGAAAAAGCCGCTCATTATAACAAACTCCCAACGGAACACATCAAAGAGGACGTTTACAACTACATGcaaaaaaacgaaatcaaTGAAGAGAAACAAGCCGGCAACATTCTAGACTTAGTAAAAACACCAATAATGCGAATGTACACATTTTGCGTCGGCTTCAACTGGTTCGTATGCGGGCTATGTTTCTTCGGAAGTGCCCAGTACATCGGACAGTTGGGCGGAAACATTTTCATCAACGTTGCCCTATCTGCTGTTATCCAAATCCCGAGCACCTTATTCTCAATCTGGGCTGTGAAAGCGTGGGGGCGTAAACGCACCTTAATCTCCAGCAACATTTTAGCAGGAATTTCCTGTCTTTTGATCGCCATAGTCCCAGGGAAACTGGCTTGGGTTCGCACAACGTTGAGTTGTGTGGACATGTTCGCGTTAGCTGTGTCTTTCCCAACAGTTTACATTTATTCAGGGGAACTTTTCCCGACTGTTGTACGAAATATAGGCGTGGGGACTTCGTCAATGTGTGCTAGGTTTGGCTCAATGGCTGCTCCGTTCATTGCAGGACTTGTTATAGTCCAGGCGTGGTTACCCCCGGTTATTTTTGGGGTTGTTCCGCTCATTGGGGCACTGCTTTGTATCAAACTACCAGAGACACTTAACTGCACACTGCCGGATACGGTCGAGGAAGCGGAGcagtttgttaaaaaagcGCTAGCTAATAACGACACAGAAATGCGATAA